One window from the genome of Metabacillus flavus encodes:
- a CDS encoding alpha/beta hydrolase: protein MIGCLCIHGFTGAPYEVEPLADYLRKHTDWEVRTPCLPGHEEAGSLKGIRFQKWIECAEQELENLYQACSEVYVIGFSMGGMIASYLAAKYPVSKLVLLSAAAYYVNPRQFMKDVRCIIEDKFRGLLEENEVYMRYRKKVTETPILAAFQFRKLVNYVKPRLPGITIPVLIVQGECDGIVPIKSAHYLYRRIGSKEKKLCFLPSSAHLVCHGEDFEELANETGDFLGISTSRRQSNQQEQV, encoded by the coding sequence ATGATTGGCTGTCTATGTATTCATGGTTTTACAGGTGCCCCGTATGAAGTAGAACCGCTTGCCGATTATTTGAGAAAGCATACGGATTGGGAGGTCAGAACACCTTGTCTTCCAGGCCACGAAGAAGCGGGATCACTAAAAGGAATTCGTTTTCAGAAGTGGATTGAATGTGCAGAGCAGGAGCTGGAAAATTTATATCAAGCCTGTTCGGAAGTGTATGTCATCGGGTTTTCAATGGGGGGAATGATTGCTTCTTACCTTGCTGCCAAATATCCGGTAAGTAAATTGGTTCTTCTAAGTGCTGCAGCTTATTATGTCAATCCCCGGCAGTTTATGAAAGATGTCAGGTGTATCATTGAGGATAAATTCAGGGGACTTCTGGAAGAAAATGAAGTATATATGCGCTACAGGAAAAAAGTAACGGAAACACCGATATTGGCTGCATTCCAGTTTAGAAAGCTTGTTAATTACGTAAAGCCGAGACTTCCCGGAATCACCATTCCAGTCTTGATTGTGCAGGGCGAATGCGACGGTATTGTTCCTATTAAGAGCGCCCATTACTTATATAGGAGAATTGGATCGAAGGAGAAGAAACTCTGCTTTCTGCCTTCATCTGCACACCTCGTTTGTCACGGAGAGGATTTTGAAGAGCTGGCAAATGAGACAGGGGATTTTCTGGGTATTTCCACATCTCGCAGACAAAGCAATCAACAGGAGCAGGTATAA